The Glycine soja cultivar W05 chromosome 9, ASM419377v2, whole genome shotgun sequence sequence GTACATTTAGGCCGTTCCTCCGCCACCGGTTCGTGATTCGTTGACAGGTACTGATATAGATGACCAGTGGGTACACTTTTCAGATCATGTGGTGCCTACAGGGGAGCTCTGTGTAGTTCCTAAGCAAGTGGCCCCAGactacatggagtggttttttCAGATTTCGCACCCTTTTGTGACGCCGACGGAGGACACTGCTAAGCCGAGACCTGCGCCTCCCCCTCCCACTCATGATGATGACTTCGTCGAGCCACCTGTCGCCAAGGTTCCAGTCGTGTCAGATCCCCCTATGCGTTATGTGGTAAGCATAATTTGTGTAGTTTTtgttaacttaattattttttataaattcatactGACTTGTTATTTTCACTGAGACAGGTTGATTGCACAGCATGTGTCAAGATTGGAAGGATTGCTGAGCATTTGGAGCGCGTCATCAACCTCAGGATGGTGACTGCAGGGACTGACTTATATGATATCATGGATCTTTGTCTAAGGATAGCTAGAGATGACGACCCAGATGACAGTCTTAGGCCACGACAGAGACCCCACATAGATTaggatttatcttttttattgtatttcttcATGTATTTAGATTTTAGTATTTGTTAAAACACATTGACTTAGATAATGTCTCTAGCTATTtctttatgtatttaaattatctttttacttaaattgttaattttagtatttgtttatatatgtgataaatataagttagaaattttaaaaaataagttagacattttaaaaagtaagttagaaattttaaaaaaataagttagtcatttaaaaaaataagttacaaattttaattgattaaaacagataagttaaaaagtttaattaaatgtagttgattggacaaaataagttagaaattttaatttatactaaaaattattatataatttaaacaacaataaattagaaatttcaaaaaaataagttacaaattttaaataaataagttagaaattttaaaaaataagttagaaattttaaaaaaaattagttagtcattgaaacaaataagttacaaattttaattgattgaaaccaataagttagaaattttaatttaatgtaattgATTGGACAAaattagttacaaattttaatttttactaaaaattattatataatttaaacaacaataagttagaaattttaaaaaaattagttagaaattttaaaaaaataagttagaaatttaaaaaaaaataagttagtcaTTGAAACAAAtgagttacaaattttaattgattgaaacaaataagttagaaattttaatgaaatgtaattgattagacaaaataagttacaaattttaatttttaccaaaaattattatataatttaaacaacaataagttagaaatgtcaaaaaaataagttacaaattttaaataaataagttataaatttcaaaaaataagttagaaattttaaaaaaataagtttgtcattgaaataaataagttacaaattttaattgattgaaacaaataaattagaaattttaattaaatgtaattgattggacaaaaataagttacaaattttagtttttactcaaaattattatataatttaatcaacaataagttacaaatttcaaaaaaataagttagaaattttaaaaaaaaataagttagagatttcaaaatataagttacaaatttttaaaaaataagttagaaattttaattaatgtaattgattggaaaaaataagttacaaattttaattgctTTTGGTTCTGTAATTCCTTTTCAATTGCTTGTAATGCAGTGGATAAAAGTACTGTTTgcacctttttttctctttttaactccttataaatttttttgataaaagttgataataaaacttttattccttttttatacATACTACACATTACAAACGGGTCACAAACATAACAAATTGACACACTAAGACATATTACATCGACTAGAACATCATGGACACAAATTTAATTTGCACAAAACAACCTAACATTTAACTAGCATTCAATCACGCAAGGACGTAACCACATCGTCCTCATTTTCCATAACCACTTTACTAAAGAGAGCCAAAATTTCTATAGGCACAAATTGTTTTCAGTAATTGGACTCTACGAGCACCTTTAGCACGTCGTGGTCACATTTCagctcaataatttcaaattctaaaacTTTCTCAGAATACTCCAAATGACTAGGTTGTCGATAAAACAAATGCCTTACAACTTGGGATTCGTGAATCCCATGAGGAGGATTCCCTTTAGGTGCTacttgcttgatcaaatccttcagttgATCTATGCTACATCCTTTTGGAATATCAAATTTTTTCGGATTTATTTCAGTGAATGCGTAACCCACAAAGTTGTTTTGGTGTGGCATGTTTCACCTTTCGTTGTAATACAGAACCGCATCATGTGTAGGGATGCTGGGgtgttcaagtaagtttaaaattGCATCTGCTATTCTACCAACGGTACATAACAACTCAATCGGTCCAACAaatgaaaattgatcattataCATTAACATGGTGTTCACATCCatgtcatttttcaattgcatactTTCAAAGTGAATGTTGTTACCTGTATCTTCCACTGGTCGCCGGTAATGAATTTCATCCACAACTTGATTGTTGTTTAGCTGAAGGTTGTTGTGTATTCTGCTTTTGAGAGTTGAAAAATCGCATAGGTTTGGTACTCGCATGGGCACTGGACtagaactttgaaaataaacccCACACTCGTTGTGAATGACggttccatttggaaaaatgaatgtCAACCTCGAGTTCACGATCGTCTGGAACGAAGTCTCTCCTAAGAATGTCATTGTTTATcgaaaattaatttgacaaactCTGAATACCAGTTGTTGTTGAGTACCATGGACATCCCTATCTGTCATTTATATAGATGGCCCAGCCAGACACATGGCTTCCCTTTTACCAAACTCGTGACTATTTTACATTGTGAAGCGTAAAACTAAAGCAACCTCCTGTCACGTCGTTCACTATCGAGTCACATCAGTCATTGTCGTCTGACGTCATTAACTATTGTGTAACGTCAAACCCAGTTCACAGAACTGTTTATTTCATCAAACCTTGCGTGGAAGAGTCAGCAGAAGGAAGgcccaaaactcaaaaaagttGGTTTCGGGCCATGTAAACTTGCCTAAGTACCCCTGTTTggggttttttttaaattatctgggAAAGCTGTGAGACTCTCCAAAGTTGGCATGTCTCATGTTTGCACGTCaacgaatccaaaaaaaataacaggagACACTGGTTCATTCGAACAAGGCCTGCAACGGAAGgcccaaaactcaaaaaagtCAATTTCGGGCCATGTAAACTTGGCTAAGTACCCCTGTTCggggtttttttaaaattatctgggAAAGTCGTGAGCCTCTCCAAAGGTGGCCTATCTCATGTTTGCACGTCAatgaattcaaaaaaaataataggagACGCGGGTTCATTCGAACAGGGCCTGCAACGGAAGgcccaaaactcaaaaaaattagttttgggCCAACATTTCCTCTTTAGGGACGACACGTGGCCTGCTACTCTAGCCCTTATCTGGCATGTCCATCCTTCTTGGCACGGCATTTAATTCGTCGTCAGAAAAAACTGAAGGACACCTCGCTTGTTTCTCTTTCGGCCGCCACCAGTCTTGTCATCGTCGAAGGCGCCCTTGCGCTTGCCGGCAGAACCTTTTCCGGCGACCTCCTTGCCTTTTCCTTTGGCCTTATTCGTCATTTCTATAGAGAATGCAATGAGACCAACGCCAATTGCATGGTCAGAGTTAGagaatagagagagaaagaagtgtGTGACTGGAGTGTGTGTAACTGTGAAGAACGAGGAgtccaaaaaatttattttactgtAAAAAATTTGAGGAAAAATGTGATCGACACATATCATGCGGTGCGTAGAAGAATCGATCATTGGTCAACTTCTGAGaggaaaaaatcatttaactaatacaaaataatcttaaaattaacaaaataatttaactaattaacccacggaagaaccttcttccgtggaATTccacggaagaaccttcttccgttgACTCTCgcagaagaagttcttccgcgTAATtccacggaagaaggttcttccgcagTTCTTCTTCCGTGGAGTCGCGCGGAAGATTTCTTCCGCGAGTGTCAACGAAAGAAGTTTGCCAAAAACGCTGAAGggcatttttgtgattttgaaaatttgttgggtgcaccagcaattcTGCTGGGTGCCCCTAGCAAATCCCGAGGGTTTTTTAGACTTTAAGTTGCAACCCAACCTGGCCCAGTTAACCTATTTGCATTAGTATAAGcccattttaaaacattagaatattaacaatttttttttttgggtacaggtgttaaacttttttatatcaaataaatatttttaattatacactTGCTTATGAGATATAAATTGTTATTCCTTGTGTTAatcattgatatatatatattatcctaTCCTATCATAAaactttgtaataattattttagaaatttaattagaatgtattgtgatataatttttttatattatttaatcacatattacaatattttcatatttatcataaatgatATCATATATTTGTCATTTCtgaatagtaataataatattacattttttttttattttcactaaaatacATTCGATATGATTTCGAATTGGTTAATAAAAGGCTTTAGATTAAGAGTGTATCACAATTAacctaaatcaattaaaaatttcaaataaactaaatatatttaaaataaattttgatatacCTCCCATTAAATTATGAAACCCTATATATTTTCTGGTAatttaaatacacaaaaatatttattatatatatatatatatatatatattataatgtcAGACAacattcttttatataattaattttttttattttaaattaatcttaattatcaaaattaagacatatatatgtgtggataataattaatttaattatttcaaattagaatatataattattcaaattacctcaattattatatttaaataattctatgaattaaaaatataaaagtttctcTAAAATTTTCTTGCTCAATTGCATAAAATGTccctataattttattataataaaaaatttaaaataatcttaattaccttaattaaaacatacttattttaattaaaaaatatacttattgtaattataaaatgtccctatactttaattatttcaaattagaaaatatacttATTCTAATTGCCTTAAttactatatttatataaaaagtttaaaaccaTCTTAATAACGTTAACTAAAACATATACCTGAGTTGAATAAAGAGTAAGCTGCACtactaaaataattgtttattacGACGCGCTAATAACTACGGTCGGCTACGACCGTCTTTGAAAATAACATAATGGCAGTATCGTAATTAAACGCATCACAATAAAGGCGGTTTTCACAAATCGTAGTAATTGAGTTGTGTACAAAGGCGGTTTTGTCAAAAAACCGTCTTTAAACATTTACACTTTTTCTCGCGCTCTCATTCTTTCATTGGGCAGTGTAACCttttcactttctctctcttgttGGGCAGGGGCACTCGCTTCGTCGCCTGGAATTCTTTGAATGGGCTCCTTCACTCCTCACAATTTCAAAATCCCTAGAAACAAATCACACTCCCCTTAATCCATCATTTACGCTGCTTTCTTCTCAGATCTATACCAACAATCGGAAAAATCGTCAACACCAACCAACACAACATCAACTCCACCCCCTACGGCGCCACATCGTGGGCCCTGCAGCTCCATGACGCGCACCCTATGCCGCAACCTCGCCTCCAAGATGCTCCACTCCTCACGCGTCACCTCGGAGTCCAGGTTGAACACACTTTACGACTCCGAATGGCGGAGGTGATGTTTGGATCAACGAGAACCGCTTTGGCATCATGCGCCAGCTCGGGGAAGGTGGCTTCGCCTACGTCTACCTCGTCAAGGAGGCTCCCAACGACTCTGCCACTGCCGGCCTCGCCAAGAAGCTCAAAGGCTCCTCTCATCTCTCCGGTCATCTTCCTTCCTTAACCTATTTCGATTCCCCTCactgtttttcttatttatcttCTAAAATTGACCTCGTTAGGCCTGATCTGTTTGAtctgtgttgtttttttttctcgatCTGTGATGGCATTTCCTTGGCCAAATGTTAGAATTGCCTCTCCGTGGATATTGTTTATTATCTGCTATAACTTCCTTTTCCATTATAAATTTCTGGATGCATTTGTTTGAGAGCGTTTTCTGTGTAATGTGCTCTTTGAATTGTTGGATctcatcctatttttttttttcaggttgaTCCAGATATTAGCCTTTCTCTTTAACAGAACCTTGCTTCTTATATGCAAGTTTTGAATGCTTCCTCTAGAGGGTTGCACAGGTATGCTGGTGAATAGTCTAGTTTtcttattaaattcattttaccaGATGACAGGTTGTTGTCAGGTTTTCTTCTTGGTCATtacatctttttttcttaataaaactGATTTAGACTTGCTAGCAAGTTTCCAATGTGGAATTtgtatattcaaaattatttctctATTAGACTTGCTTATGTTTGCTCTACATTTTGCACACAGAATAGGTTGTTAGTTGCAGGATTGTGTTTCTTTAGTTTTTTCCTCGCAATTTGTTACTTGTTCCTTCTTCACTAGTATTAAGTCTTTTTGTATTCAACAGTATAAGTTTGTTGTGGTCATTTCCTTCTCTCATTTATATTCCTTTAAATTCAGAATGGGAACTGTATTCAGTTATCTTCCCATATCCATGGCAACTGAACCTGCTGCAGATGACTCAATACTTTCACTGCTAAGGGTTTTCTGGCCCATCTTGGAGAAATTTTTTGGCTCTGAGCATATGGAGAATGGGAATTTATCCGTAGCAGCTTGCCGAGCTCTTTCACTAGCTGTTCGATCTTCAGGTTTACCCACTTGGACACATTTGTTGACAGTTCATCGGTTTCCCTTGTGataaatatagttttttaatGTGCAGGTCAGCATTTTGTGACATTACTGCCCAAGGTGCTGGACTGgctttcaaaaaaatttgttttattccaAAGTCATGAATGCTATATAAGAACCGGTAGGGATTTTTTATGATCTCTTGTTCATTTAATGCCCTATTATGCATATTCCAAGATGCATGTCACTGTACTGGTTGAAGTGATTGTTAAATCTTAATGACTTTGGCAAAGTACTGGTACATGATTAATTTGGAAAGTAAAAAATTTGTGATTATTTTTATCTGGTATTTACATAGGCTTGTATCTTTATGATTGTCAATCAAGAAAGCATTAGTTGATGCCATAACAATCTTATTTGTACTTGTTTCCATATTCTGATAATGTTATTGTGCTCCTTCTGGGATGTTgcaatgaacctttactaatttcCTGATTCAAACAATATTTTCAGCTTCCATTGTCATTGAAGAATTTGGTCATCTAGAGGAGTACATACCTTTATTTGTCACTTCTGACGACATTCCAGACATTGATAAGAAAAAGTAATTCATTTTCTTATTACTTATGCCCCCCTTTTGATTAGTTTCCAGGCCTGATAATGTTGTTTTGCTGCCTGAAGTTTTttattgggggggggggggtcttgatgttcatataaaatattgatcaagatttaatgattttatattgGTATACTATAAAATACTCATTcttagttttctcttgcatttt is a genomic window containing:
- the LOC114368328 gene encoding uncharacterized protein LOC114368328, yielding MQVLNASSRGLHRMGTVFSYLPISMATEPAADDSILSLLRVFWPILEKFFGSEHMENGNLSVAACRALSLAVRSSGQHFVTLLPKVLDWLSKKFVLFQSHECYIRTGRDFL